The genomic DNA ttggtgcatctctgtgcgaattgcctccaaccgtataaacacgccaatccggtcaataatggatgcctggctgaaccgcgccaatccatccatggctgcccaaatcgctgcttccaccggctcggcctgctgctcctgcctggcatctggctctgccacgggctcctcgatgcacgctaacaaatccggcctctccatgcccactaggtacggcaaccactgcgtccgctccagccatgggttcacctcgtcgcgctcgccctcctggatcgtcgtctgcgcccgcttctcgatgtctgcccacgccttGGCCATCTGCTCGCCCACTCGCGCCCATGCTGCTGCCCCGTCTACGGGCACGATttcggggccttctccatcCTGGCTGGGTGCCTGGACCTCAAAGTACTGCGATCCATGCCGGCTGCTGAATAATCGCtggcaatggaccagccggtACCCCTTATCCATATGTGCCTGCACGCTCTTCTGCCTGGTTCGACTTGGCCGCCCTCGCTTCTTCCCTGCTGACCATCCTTGATGGTCCTTACGCCAATGCTTTCGTATAGCCTCCTTACTTCTTGCTACATAATAGCAGCAGCTGGAGTCAAATTGGCATAACATCCCGTctgtatacactggcaattGCCGCACAGGCTTTGGAGCACCAGTCGGCACCTCGAGCTCACTAGGGTACTGGACTAACCCAGCCCAGCTGCGAACCTGCTGTCCAACTGCCTCAGCCTCCTTGTAACTAACCTTATGCTGCTTCTGTAGATGGCCCTCAATCTGATCTGGCCATACTGCATATCTGCACTCTCTGCATGCCGCTACGCTGTGCTCAGGCACATGCTCGAAATACTGGCACTCGATGCTAGGTTTAGACATGTTGAAATATCGACGCCTACCTGTTCTACTCGGCTTCTTATATACACGCGCTGTTGATCGCTCTCTCGGTGCTTACTCCGGCGGCGCGCGCGCGGCGGGGTGCCGAGCCTCGCGACCTCCTGACCCCCCAGACGCGTAACCCTAACCAAGAACACCAAACCCTAAGCTCCTGAACCACATAGTCTGCTGCGCTGTAAATTCGTCAGATTGTGCGTCTACGTATGCTGAGTTATATGTCTAAATTTGGAGTAATTTCGACTATAGACTAAAAATGGGATGTACTCCTGAAGTTTAATGGGATAAACCCCTGGTTCTAGTATATACCCGCCATACGCGTACTTCTCAGCACTAACAAAAAAATGGTATATTATAACGTACCATTGAGCGCCCTGGGttaggtaagtgggtctaggagagtgaccggattgaattgattgttgcggagtctactcgttgtcctcgctgcttccgctgtcctttctacccttactgcccttactatcctcgctgttcccgctgtccttgcaatcgctacaattaacttaatagttaattcccttgccgttcgcccctttcttgcgctgcccttgttgctcttactgtcctcgcaatcatcgcaatcaccttaattaccttaattgcctctatcctcgcggctacacatcctgctcttactgctcttgctactcttacttctatcgcgcctgcggctcctgctttcctactctcgctatcctcgcttctctcacagctgatcccgctatccctactatccccgccgtcctcgctgctctcgctgctatcgatatcctcgcttctgctcctcactccccaccgctcctactacgcctgcggccgctataactacttctgcccctgctcttgctttccctactgctctcgctgtccctgctgtccccccactgctcgcgctactctcgctgcttctcacttcctaccgctgctacggcttctacaactcctttcgccgctgcggctcctgctctcgctgtccttaccgtcgtcgctgctctcgctactcgctctgttctcgttactctcgctatatgcgcggctctcgatgctctcgctgccaacggtacctatcatgtcgctgctcttatttctctcgcctctctcgctccctacgctctcgctacttgccatctcgttgctctcgcctgcctcgcctgcctcgctctcgctacttgccatctcgttgctctcgcctgcctcgcctgcctcgctctcgttgctcttgccgctcttgctgctctcgctcttgctgctctcgctatcggagctactctcgccgtcgtcacgaccctcgcttttcctccctgctcaagctgctattactgctttcgctacctgccatcaagttgccctcgctgtcctcgccatcctcgccatcctcgccatcctcgccgtcgtcgctgccctcgctatcgccactatcgccactgttgcagctattgctctcgctaccaacgctgcctgcgctcttactgctctcgccgctctcgttaccttctctgccctcgtctttgtcgttgctctcattgctctcgctgttgccgctgctttcgctacctctaatatctttactaccctcgccttcgtcactactctcgctgctctcgccttgatcactgctctcgctgccctcgccttcgtcgctactcttactgctgctactatcgtcactgttgctgctatctctcttgctgctaaccctgcctacgctctcgctgatcttgctgctcttgcctttatcgctgcttacactatccgacctactcgagctgttggagctaccctcgtcaacgttacaactctctatatttcctctactcgcctattaatcttgtaatccaacaaaactctcctgctaagttattgctctcaaccgtctctaacaatcgcttttttcctaaaaactcaaacaacgtcggccctgctcctgaattactaaccccgaactcctctaaccgcgccgtccatcggtttcctacctcgctccgccctaatgctatacttaataacccgcctattaatacccctctatactggcaatccccgtcttggactctctgatatcgccgaaaactattcctttcccaccgcttgcatatctcctgcggcactccacaccaaaaacaACCCGAATAACGCTCAAACTTAATTGTCTCTTCCATCCTCTTAATCGACTGCTTGATCTGCTGGCTCTCTtgtcgccaacattgccgtACATCGTGTGTGCTCGATCCTTGGCCTACTGCCTCACATAACCCACACCGGTttatccattgcgccagctgcctacgcagccactcgacgtcggcgaactcctgctgccgctgctgtatcaatctctgtcgcgggccgccttgttctcgttgctgctgattaaacgtctgccgcgcctcttcttgctccctctccaatgtctccgcctcttcttcgttgctgctgccgccctcCTCCAtatcctcctccatctcctcctccatctcctccacctcctccatctcttccatctcctcctccatctcctccccgtcggctctcatgcatacgtcacacctctcctctccctcctcgcaccgagctcgctcggcctcgcgcctgtccaaatacccgtccaacactacccgtctacatgtcgccgcctcgtctatgccttcgacgtatgctcgcaccaaccgctgctccgccttcccctgcttgtcatccgccgctcgctgctcgccgtcctgcaccatcatgatcgcctcgctccgctccccgtctcgcccggctcgcccgctctcctgcgcgtaatccaacacgctaaacggccaatccatgtggacaatgcaccggatatcgggcacgtccactcccatgcccaacgcgctggttgccacaatcacccgctgcttgccgcccatgaactcccccaacatgcttgccttgccaaccgcgtggtgatgatacgcatggcacttgagcttctcggctaaccccttgacctttggcactgagttgccgtacactacaatcttgccgctcttatactttcggaccttctgctgtaccatcgccaacaccgttgcctctacctcctgtctcttcctctccttctctacccttaccacccggtacgcagagatgtcaacaagcaagtcaagctggcttgattcttatcgattgcagatcacagaccattctctgggacgtgccactgtgcacgagcctctatattgtctgtgatctgcaatcgataagaatcaagccagcttgacttgcttgttgacatctctgccggtacgctatgttgctccgtgctgtcggtgccctaaacattcttacctgcccacgctcaaaatgcattcgccggaataactcgtcctcctcgctgggtggcaacgttgctgtcaacatgaccatctgcgtctctacagccacCAGCTTgcctagctgctgcatctgcttgcggaacgtgtactgccggtttaacacgatatggcactcgtcgataataatccgatctagctgccgcgtcgctcgtagccggtttaaaaacgttgcaaattcctctccaactgccgactcgggcgtcactaacaccaccgctgctgcgtctggcggacgccgactctgccactctacgcacgatatccctagcttcttgcaccgctgtgccatgtcgccacgcaacgcgatcaacggcactaccaccaccgtcgtgccgccctgctctgcccacgccggcaacatgaacaacaagctcttgcctgcccccgtcggcatcaccgctactacgggactctcgcctgctgtgatggctttgatcgctgcctcctgcacccccggaacttggcctcctcgcccatcatgcgcttcagctgcgctctcgcgtccatcttcctcagccgctgccaccgatccacccttgcctcgtctgcctcgctctcaaacggcgctctcttccgcttgctgcttcttctctggtcgtccaagcctgcctggaagcccaaaaatctatgccaatccgtgctcgatgcccggaactgctgccgcctatctagactccgcaacaatcaattcaatccggtcactctcctagacccacttacctatctaggtagggcttaaactcctataggtaactactaggcttaaagcggtaatcaatcaatccaatctgaaccttctaggacccacttaattgattgttgcggactgtgcgcctatccgccacggcccctgactgctccatgatccctcgcgcgtataccagtcccgccacgtgcgacgtatggcccgcctgctcgtcggcaatcgaatctcctgcctgctcctcagcccactccttattctcctcgccctcatctgcctggaacgctgtcgatccacgcaaaaaccgccggctgatgccaatcgccatctcccggtacccggcaaacgtccactcctggcccatcgcgatccggctctcgcgcttcaacgcctcccgcagccgatcggtcgtccacttgcggccgctggggtctgctggccacatatgcgacgaaactgcctccttctcccacaccaacgcctcgagccgctgctggaacggcaacaccagccacatataccacactaccagctcgcccacctcgcgcggcaaatatcgatggataatcttgacgtcgccgctgactttgtatcccttgtggtaccgtgtcacaaacaccaccatgccgtcctcgatgaatatattgcgatgcccccttgcactgtgttgctatgccgtacgctcagtagctctggccctcgcgctggctgcccacccgttatatgcattaacaccgccagcttctcgcgaaattctaccacccggtccatgtatcgctctattgcctgtcggtctacccctgactgcgtcccgggcttcatgaaccgactCCGGATGCTGGCGCTCTCGCCTACCCGCTCAAATAACCACCTCTCGCCGTTGATGGGCATGTTTGTGCGATGATCCTTCAAAAAGTTCCATCCTGGCCGCTCGTCGGTTGGGTTGTCACGTATGCTCTCCCATGGCACTGCCGGCACCGGCGCTGCCTTGCTGCTAAACATTAACTCCTCTGTTAATAATCGCCGGCTCTCGCTAGCCAGCCCATGTACCATGCCGCGGAACTGCGCCATGCTAAAATGCAGCTCTTTGTACAGCAGCTCGTcgccagactccgcaacaatcaatcgatcgacatgattgattcctatataggttaaagagttactttattaggcagcctttaacctagataggaatcaatcatgccgatccgattgattgttgcggagtctgctcgtcgccgttcgtccactctacatgcccgcgggttgtagtgttgtaatggatcttcaatccatacgtccgcaaatccaacatccactgcatggggctatggctgccgcgcaccatgaaccggtccatcatcttctgcactaactgcaaacaccccttgggacgccgtcgctggcttggcccgctctcgtacgcgctgtcatctaagtcgtcgtctgtctcatcgccgctatcctcctcgggccctgacatttctagtcccttctgcacgaccataaaccgagcgatcttgatcaccgccgataatatcggcgggtactgctccggccccttccatccgtcctccttgacgcccagcagagatgccaacaatcaagcctgcttgatgggcttgattgatttgattgagtgaatacaatcaagccaaatcAAGCCCAGACTGCTCAAAAGTACAAGcaaatcaagcccatcaagcaggcttgattggtgagcttgatAGGCTTGATCCTGGCTATATCGTAGAACGTGAAGTCGTAGATTTTGGTATaacctaggttccatcccatcttCTCTCACTTAAAGGCTAGTACGTACAGGGCATAGCGCCCACAACGTTAGCCGGCGGAGATATAGATCTTAGTTCCCGTAGCACAATGATTAACACAATTCTCTacatgttctattcctagtgctaccCGTTGCTATTATGCCAGACCCTAGGCATCCTCGTAAACGCCCTGCTGCCGCTCCTGTTGCCGCCGCTGGTCGCTCAAAACGCCAGAAAGGCAGTAAATCACAGCCTATAACTATCGAAGCTTCGCAGCCATCTCACCCTTTCGTTATCGACGAGGATACACAGCGCGAGACTCCGCCAACGTCGCCGCGTCGAGCTATACTGGCCGCGAGCCAAGGCGTTGATTTCGAGATGCAGTTGCGCGACTCTATACCCGAAGATGCGATTGTCGCGCCTGTTGAAGCCTCTGAGGTAGCTGCAGCGGCGTCTGAAGCGGTAGATGAAGGCGAGCCAGAGCCTGACTTCGACCCGCGTATGGCCGATAACTTTGATGGCATTAACTGGAGTCGCCTGCCACGGTATATGAAGCCTCTTCGGACacagaagcagaagaaaAGCTGGGTATACAACTACGGTTATCGGCTTACTCTCCGCAGTAATACCAACAGGATATTCTGGCTGTGCCACATCTGTCACAAGCGTAAAGCAGCGACTGCTGGCTTTGCGGAGACGACGGAGGCAACTAGTACTGCTGCGAGGCACCTAAATAGGGATCATGGAATAACAAACGCTGGCGAGCAACCGCCTCAGCAGCTTCTTGGAGGCCAGAAATCGCTAGAAATGATGCTGAAGGGCGGCTTCGGCGTTAGCCAAAGGGTTGCGAACGAgataggaaacttcgacgtacagtCCTTTCGAATAGCAGCTGTTAGCTGGCTTGTTGACAACAACCTCGCCCTCTGCCAGTTCGAAGATCCAGCTTTCCGCAGGATGATACATTTCGCGAATCCTGAAGCTGAGCAGGCGCTCTGGAGTAGTCGCACAAGCGTTGCGCAGTTTgtgatgaggctgtacaACTTCATGCAGCCTCAGGTCGTCGATGAGCTGCGTTGCGCGGCGAGCAAGatacatataagctttgatgggTGGACCGTtaaaggtggcaagcgtggcttcttcggtattgtcgctcactttgccaCGGCTGAGGGCGACCTTAGGGACGTTGCTATTGACCTGCCGCAGCTCTCAGGTGCCCATACTGGCGACAGGATAGCTGATTGTGTCGCTGAAACTCTGCAGAAGTTTAATATAACTGCGCAGAACGTTGGCTACTTTATGCTCGACAACGCGTTCAATAACGACACTGCTATCGCGACCCTTGGAGCGAAGTTTGGCTTTAAGTCTAAGCATCGCCGGCTACGTTGTAGCGCTCATACAATCAACTTAGTTGGCCAGTCGATTATATTTGGCTCAAACAAGGACGCCTTTAACAACGACGAGAACTTGGCTGTAAGTCTACCTGTTCTTTTCAATGAAGCTTTCTAACGCTGTACAGGAGGAAGAGAAATACCTCAACGAGTGGCGTAAGCAGGGCCCATTAGGCACGCTTATAGACGTTATTAGCTACATCAAAACGCCACAACAGTACGACATGTTCGCGAACTTTCAGCGCCTCGCGAGGCAGGACTTACCggccgacgacgacgctAAATTCCAAATACTCGAGCCTGTAAAGCCTTGCGTTACGCGCTGGAACTCCTTTTGTTCAGCGTTTGAGAGAGCTGTATTACTACAACCCGCGTTCAACTCCTACGTTTGTTTCTACGTGGAACAGCAGCGCGTTGCCGACTCACACGCCCGAACGAAGAACAACAAGAAGCCCCAGGCGCCTGCTTGGATGAGATCTAAGGGCCTcacagctgctgattgggcTGTTATAACTGAGTATATTGAGGTGCTGAAGCCGCTGAAAGATGCTACAAAGCGCCTTGAAGGCAGAGGCAAATGTGGCCGTTTCGGTGCGATATACGAGGTTATACCAGTGTTTGagttccttatggggcgcTTTGAGCAGCGTCTCCGGCAGTACGAGAGGGTTGATTTTGAGCAGCGCGAggcgcctgaagatcacaTCTCTATCAACTTTCGCGCAGCGTGGGAGAAGCTCAACGACTACTACAGTAAACTCGACGACTCACCCGCGTACTTTGCGGCCTGCGCTCTTCACCCGTACTATCGACGCTATTGCGAGAAGGCGTGGCGTGATAAGCCTGAGTGGCTCGTCGCCTGTATGGCTGACTTTCGTGCTCTTTGGGCAGAGTATACGACCTCTACTCCTCCAACAAAGCCCTCAAAAGAGCGTGATAACGGCGCTATTGACGAGGCTATCTCGTACATCATAAGCGATAGCGAGGACGATGATGAGCTCACAGATGAGTACGACAGGTGGCGCAAATTGGAGCCAAAGTGGACGAGTAAGCAGCACAACAGCCCTAACGTTGACGGCAACCCTATCAAGTACTGGGTACAGCTTCAGTCTAAGTATCCCGACCTCTCACGCTTTGCGATTGACGTGTTGAGTATTCCAGCGAGCAGTTGCGAGTGCGAGCGCATGTTTAGTGAACTAGGAGATCTACTTGCTCCGCGACGGCGCAAGATTGGGTCACAACTACTCGCCGCGCTTCAATGTGTACGGGCTTGGAATGCCGCTGGCATAAAGCTGCCGACGTCAGCTACAAGCCAACTCTCAGATCACGACCTTGAGCAGTTGTACAACCTCACAGCGTGGGagccagactccgcaacaatcaatcggatcggcatgattgattcctatctaggttaaaggctgcctaataaagtaactctttaacctatataggaatcaatcatgtcgatcgattgattgttgcggagtctggtgGGAGCAACCTAGCGATTCCGGTAAGTACAgcccatctccatcctcgtCTACGACCTCTAGGGTCATCAGGATAGCTGCTTCTTACAGCTTCAATATACCTAGCAGAGCGTAGCTGACTACTTCTTAAAATAGACGTCTCGCCTACCTTACAACGCCCATCCACTGAATAATACCGCCTGCCTCCGCGTCGATTAATGAGTCTTAAGCTTCGATATATCCTATCCAAAGGCCTTAGAGAGGttactgtccctgctgtaTACTGCTGTTGGGGCATATACTGCTAGTGAACGATGAGGATAGCTTGTGAGCACTCTGCTCAACGTAGAGACTCCCGAGTAGCTGGGTTTCAACGGCGATAGCGATACAATCTTATCTTTTCTTGATTACTCGCGCGCAATAAGACTTCAGGTTATATACTACGCAACACTGCTATTCTCCCTCAAACGCGCTCCTAGAAGGACCTCTCTCTAGAGCAGATAGTTGCGGCCTTTTTTGCTTTGTGTTCGAAACTCTATACTAACTTCTCGTTTTGCCTTTTTTTGGCTCCAGAAACCGCCTTTTTCACTCTTCGGAGCTTCCTAAGGCTACCTAGCgatcaagcccatcaagctcaccaatcAAGCCTCACTGATCGACCTATCAAGCCCATCAAagcaagctcaacaccaagaaaACGTCAATCAAAGCAAGTATAGGGCCTGaagcttgattgatttgattgttggcatctctggtagtctgcaacgcttgtgacgcaggctaggtatagttgtcgtactgcttttggggagagtcctctttcgatgttggcCAGTCTCCCTAGCCTGTGAAATGCTTTTGttgcttggcttacgcgtgtagcaatatgttccttgaaagacagtctattgtctatgtggatgcctagccatttgattgtgtctttcggttctacaatggtgttgtctggaagctgtaggcttctctcttttctctctttcttggcggtaaagtgaatgagctctgtcttagctatatcgaacataatcgctaagtttttccctcggtgagatagtaggcggacttgctgttctagtattttgacgtttttctttagagatgttgaggatgtcgatagagataggtcgtcgatataggataggttgaagctttgtagtcctgggaagaggtctctggtgtagataagaaagaagatcGGAGACACTAGGCTGCCTTAAGGTatcccagctattatctcggagaattcttgtgtcttattgtcgaaggagagtcttagcgatctatttgagaagaaggattttgtccaagtgataagactaattgggaggcctagcttcttaagtgttcgcaggaattgattgtgtgagacgtggtcaaatgctccctttacgtccaggaagatagttgatgttatttggcctttctgtttctggtgctggatttggtcgatgagtagcatagctgccagactccgcaacaatcaatccagattggtcagattgattgatttgattggtcatttggagtttttaccaactcaatcaactcaatctaagcttttcaaaatagctaatcaaatcaacttgcgaaggtcagattgattgatttgattagttagattgatttattattaacgagttgtaaggcgagtagtgtcgtattaagagaaggtttttggtgttgaagatagttatcttggacccctatctcgcttagcttgtgatccctgtcggccgggcaagccagtctctatgcattcacttctcaccagctagctctcctcttataggactagctccttctgcttaggggctagcctcttctaggcttcaccccgcacctatatagctagtccttcgctgttcttaatacaacaacgatttcgctcactcagttccctaataatcccttacacacaacactagttgcctagctacctatacagacatttttctttagtgtttagtatcgcccacgatggccaaacgctctcgagttcccaccaatactgctgccgccgccgccgccgccaaacgggcgcgcctatcaaggccctctgtcctatctcagcgatcgctgtcgcctcaggaaacccttggcgccgccgtaagccaggccacaacgtttgagtcgcaatttttcgagtcgcaaacagaggaggagggtgcggctgagggcagccaggctggtacagcagcaacaacagaggctagtgttgatacagagcctgataatggcgataactttgacggcattaactgggatcgcctccctcggttcatgaagcctcttacaactgggcggcgcgtcaagagttggatctttcaacatggatatcgcgttgttgagctc from Pyrenophora tritici-repentis strain M4 chromosome 8, whole genome shotgun sequence includes the following:
- a CDS encoding Dimer-Tnp-hAT domain containing protein; translated protein: MPDPRHPRKRPAAAPVAAAGRSKRQKGSKSQPITIEASQPSHPFVIDEDTQRETPPTSPRRAILAASQGVDFEMQLRDSIPEDAIVAPVEASEVAAAASEAVDEGEPEPDFDPRMADNFDGINWSRLPRYMKPLRTQKQKKSWVYNYGYRLTLRSNTNRIFWLCHICHKRKAATAGFAETTEATSTAARHLNRDHGITNAGEQPPQQLLGGQKSLEMMLKGGFGVSQRVANEIGNFDVQSFRIAAVSWLVDNNLALCQFEDPAFRRMIHFANPEAEQALWSSRTSVAQFVMRLYNFMQPQVVDELRCAASKIHISFDGWTVKGGKRGFFGIVAHFATAEGDLRDVAIDLPQLSGAHTGDRIADCVAETLQKFNITAQNVGYFMLDNAFNNDTAIATLGAKFGFKSKHRRLRCSAHTINLVGQSIIFGSNKDAFNNDENLAEEEKYLNEWRKQGPLGTLIDVISYIKTPQQYDMFANFQRLARQDLPADDDAKFQILEPVKPCVTRWNSFCSAFERAVLLQPAFNSYVCFYVEQQRVADSHARTKNNKKPQAPAWMRSKGLTAADWAVITEYIEVLKPLKDATKRLEGRGKCGRFGAIYEVIPVFEFLMGRFEQRLRQYERVDFEQREAPEDHISINFRAAWEKLNDYYSKLDDSPAYFAACALHPYYRRYCEKAWRDKPEWLVACMADFRALWAEYTTSTPPTKPSKERDNGAIDEAISYIISDSEDDDELTDEYDRWRKLEPKWTSKQHNSPNVDGNPIKYWVQLQSKYPDLSRFAIDVLSIPASSCECERMFSELGDLLAPRRRKIGSQLLAALQCVRAWNAAGIKLPTSATSQLSDHDLEQLYNLTAWEPDSATINRIGMIDSYLG
- a CDS encoding DUF3505 multi-domain protein yields the protein MSKPSIECQYFEHVPEHSVAACRECRYAVWPDQIEGHLQKQHKVSYKEAEAVGQQVRSWAGLVQYPSELEVPTGAPKPVRQLPVYTDGMLCQFDSSCCYYVARSKEAIRKHWRKDHQGWSAGKKRGRPSRTRQKSVQAHMDKGYRLVHCQRLFSSRHGSQYFEVQAPSQDGEGPEIVPVDGAAAWARVGEQMAKAWADIEKRAQTTIQEGERDEVNPWLERTQWLPYLVGMERPDLLACIEEPVAEPDARQEQQAEPVEAAIWAAMDGLARFSQASIIDRIGVFIRLEAIRTEMHQTRFQPLQPYRLRNNQSIDMIDSYIG